One region of Quercus lobata isolate SW786 chromosome 2, ValleyOak3.0 Primary Assembly, whole genome shotgun sequence genomic DNA includes:
- the LOC115972269 gene encoding protein bunched, class 2/F/G isoform-like isoform X1 has product MDKDSVMRNNHTNNSNIRGGGEATSSFLRPSIDSSRQQATTSSDFGFQWGNRKRLRCMKIQVKDKDHDSTGPVHRTTVRVDRRVVRADKDSSNSHPSNNGYLNLRHRPSSSPPPPPQRILRNSAEITSSAMRGGQSNGGVVRGIVASPDRGGAHDKKVTHTNHNSQHHPHHHHQNENNINNHNKSAAASSETAHDSKKGGGGCGGSSSGGSGDAGVAGAGSVVWPPKFVIALTNKEKEEDFMAIKGSKLPQRPKKRAKFIQRTLNLVSPGAWLCDLTLERYEVREKKISKKRPRGLKAMGNMESDSE; this is encoded by the exons GAACAACCACACCAACAACAGCAACATTAGAGGAGGAGGTGAAGCGACGTCGTCGTTTTTGAGACCAAGTATTGATAGCAGTAGACAACAGGCAACGACGTCGTCTGATTTCGGGTTCCAGTGGGGGAATCGCAAGCGGCTTAGGTGTATGAAAATCCAGGTCAAGGACAAGGACCACGACTCGACTGGACCGGTTCACAGGACCACGGTTCGCGTGGACCGCCGGGTCGTCCGAGCCGATAAAGACTCGTCGAATAGTCACCCCAGTAATAATGGGTATTTGAATCTGCGTCACCgaccctcttcttctcctccaccgcCACCTCAGCGAATTCTCAG GAACTCTGCTGAGATTACTTCAAGTGCTATGAGGGGAGGCCAAAGCAACGGAGGAGTTGTGAGGGGAATTGTTGCCTCACCGGACAGAGGGGGTGCGCACGATAAGAAAGTGACACACACCAATCACAATAGCCAACACCACCCCCATCACCATCACCAGAATGAGAATAATATCAATAATCATAATAAGTCAGCGGCTGCTTCGTCCGAGACAGCGCACGATAGCAAGAaaggtggtggtggctgtggtggCTCGTCGTCTGGGGGCAGCGGTGACGCTGGTGTAGCAGGTGCAGGAAGTGTTGTGTGGCCTCCAAAGTTCGTCATTGCTTTGACcaacaaagagaaagaagaggatTTCATGGCTATTAAAGGCTCTAAGCTCCCCCAGAGACCCAAAAAGCGTGCCAAGTTCATCCAGCGCACCCTCAAT CTGGTGAGCCCAGGAGCATGGTTGTGCGATCTGACCCTGGAACGATACGAGGTCAGGGAGAAGAAGATATCCAAGAAG AGACCAAGAGGGTTAAAGGCGATGGGCAACATGGAATCTGACTCTGAGTAG
- the LOC115972269 gene encoding protein bunched, class 2/F/G isoform-like isoform X2, with protein MDKDSVMRNNHTNNSNIRGGGEATSSFLRPSIDSSRQQATTSSDFGFQWGNRKRLRCMKIQVKDKDHDSTGPVHRTTVRVDRRVVRADKDSSNSHPSNNGYLNLRHRPSSSPPPPPQRILRNSAEITSSAMRGGQSNGGVVRGIVASPDRGGAHDKKVTHTNHNSQHHPHHHHQNENNINNHNKSAAASSETAHDSKKGGGGCGGSSSGGSGDAGVAGAGSVVWPPKFVIALTNKEKEEDFMAIKGSKLPQRPKKRAKFIQRTLNLHIVFQLWTILASGQSAKGI; from the exons GAACAACCACACCAACAACAGCAACATTAGAGGAGGAGGTGAAGCGACGTCGTCGTTTTTGAGACCAAGTATTGATAGCAGTAGACAACAGGCAACGACGTCGTCTGATTTCGGGTTCCAGTGGGGGAATCGCAAGCGGCTTAGGTGTATGAAAATCCAGGTCAAGGACAAGGACCACGACTCGACTGGACCGGTTCACAGGACCACGGTTCGCGTGGACCGCCGGGTCGTCCGAGCCGATAAAGACTCGTCGAATAGTCACCCCAGTAATAATGGGTATTTGAATCTGCGTCACCgaccctcttcttctcctccaccgcCACCTCAGCGAATTCTCAG GAACTCTGCTGAGATTACTTCAAGTGCTATGAGGGGAGGCCAAAGCAACGGAGGAGTTGTGAGGGGAATTGTTGCCTCACCGGACAGAGGGGGTGCGCACGATAAGAAAGTGACACACACCAATCACAATAGCCAACACCACCCCCATCACCATCACCAGAATGAGAATAATATCAATAATCATAATAAGTCAGCGGCTGCTTCGTCCGAGACAGCGCACGATAGCAAGAaaggtggtggtggctgtggtggCTCGTCGTCTGGGGGCAGCGGTGACGCTGGTGTAGCAGGTGCAGGAAGTGTTGTGTGGCCTCCAAAGTTCGTCATTGCTTTGACcaacaaagagaaagaagaggatTTCATGGCTATTAAAGGCTCTAAGCTCCCCCAGAGACCCAAAAAGCGTGCCAAGTTCATCCAGCGCACCCTCAAT TTGCACATTGTTTTCCAGCTTTGGACCATACTGGCCAGTGGACAAAGCGCAAAAGGCATATGA
- the LOC115972464 gene encoding uncharacterized protein LOC115972464 isoform X2: MAVVESILDIPVQDPEEEEFCWADLTWTKFRTSEREDDVALIPYERVDAFIIGECSNIECPTRFHIERVRKRSFGSLKEYKNDDYLEYRLYWCSFGPENYGEGGGILPSRRYRLNTRNRAARPQSMRGCKCHFVVKRLYARPSLALLVYNDNDRRHVNDSGFVCHGPLDRDAIGPGAKKIPYICNEIQQQTMSMIYLGIPEENVLEKHIEGIQRYCGSNAKVNSLASQYVHKLGMIIRRSTHELDLDDHASIQMWVERNRKSIFFYQDTSEADSFILGIQTEWQLQQMIRFGHRSLIAADSTFGIKRLKYPLSTLLVFDSRQHALPVAWVITRSFAKLDVSKWMKALFGRARSVEPGWKVSGFLIDDAAAEIDPIRDIFCCPVLFSLWRVRRSWLRNIVRKCSNIEVQREIFKRLGKIVYSIWGGVDTLAALEELAQDFVDQTAFMEYFKASWVPKIEMWLSTIRTLPLASQEASGAIEAYHVKLKAKLFDDSHLGALQRVDWLVHKLTTELHSSYWLDRYADESDSFQNVKEEYIASTSWHRALQIPDSAVTLDDHGQLFAKVLSQEDSSLTRLVWNPGSEFAFCDCAWSIQGNLCKHVIKVNTLCANHQSYQPSMSFQSFKEILMNLWRKPMDDSVSLDLSVAWTHQMLDQLQKLVEITGSSDIGTVVNNLPLKWVSKKGRTNVGKRSPTLALPSSSKGMQTAAVRKKNRKRKRLSRLR, translated from the exons ATGGCTGTAGTAGAATCCATACTTGATATCCCAGTGCAAGATCCAGAAGAGGAGGAGTTCTGTTGGGCTGATTTGACTTGGACCAAATTTCGCACTTCTGAACGTGAAGATGATGTTGCCCTCATTCCTTATGAGCGCGTGGATGCATTTATAATTGGTGAATGCTCTAACATAGAATGCCCAACACGGTTTCATATTGAGAGGGTGCGGAAACGATCATTTGGCAGCTTGAAGGAGTACAAGAATGATGATTATTTGGAATACAGGCT GTATTGGTGTTCATTTGGTCCTGAAAATTATGGGGAAGGTGGGGGTATATTACCTAGTCGAAGATATCGACTTAACACCCGCAATCGTGCTGCTAGACCTCAATCCATGCGAGGCTGCAAATGTCATTTTGTGGTGAAACGCCTTTATGCTCGTCCATCACTTGCACTTCTTGTATATAATGATAATGACAGGCGCCATGTAAATGATTCTGGTTTTGTCTGCCATGGGCCACTTGATAGAGATGCCATAGGCCCTGGTGCCAAGAAAATTCCATATATCTGTAATGAGATTCAACAGCAGACAATGTCTATGATCTATCTGGGCATTCCGGAGGAGAATGTGTTAGAGAAACACATAGAAGGGATTCAACGATACTGTGGTTCAAATGCAAAAGTTAATAGCCTTGCTTCCCAATATGTCCACAAACTCGGGATGATTATAAGACGATCTACCCATGAGTTGGATCTGGATGACCATGCTAGCATCCAGATGTGGGTTGAACGCAATAGAAAGTCAATATTCTTTTACCAGGATACTTCAGAAGCAGATTCTTTCATTTTGGGGATTCAAACAGAGTGGCAATTGCAACAAATGATCCGTTTTGGCCATCGCAGTCTAATCGCAGCCGATTCAACGTTCGGCATAAAGCGACTTAAG TACCCCTTGAGCACACTTCTTGTGTTTGATTCAAGGCAACATGCGCTGCCCGTTGCATGGGTTATCACACGCAGCTTTGCAAAGCTTGACGTGTCCAAATGGATGAAAGCTTTATTTGGTCGAGCCCGTAGTGTGGAGCCTGGATGGAAGGTCAGTGGGTTTTTGATTGATGATGCAGCGGCTGAAATTGATCCCATAAG GGATATATTTTGCTGCCCTGTTCTTTTTTCCCTCTGGCGTGTTCGTAGATCATGGCTAAGGAATATTGTTAGGAAATGCAGTAACATTGAAGTTCAGCGGGAAATTTTTAAACGGCTGGGGAAGATAGTGTACAGCATTTGGGGTGGAGTTGATACTCTTGCTGCCTTAGAAGAATTAGCCCAGGATTTTGTCGATCAAACTGCTTTCATGGAATACTTCAAGGCCTCTTGGGTGCCTAAGATTG AAATGTGGCTTTCAACTATCAGAACTCTTCCTCTAGCTAGCCAAGAGGCTTCTGGTGCCATAGAAGCCTATCATGTGAAGCTAAAAGCCAAACTGTTTGATGATTCGCACCTTGGTGCACTTCAAAGAGTCGACTGGCTGGTGCACAAGCTAACTACTGAGCTGCATTCAAGCTATTGGCTTGACCGCTATGCAGATGAAAGTGATTCTTTTCAAAATGTGAAGGAGGAATATATTGCTTCTACATCATGGCACCGGGCATTGCAGATTCCTGATTCTGCCGTCACTTTGGATGATCATGGGCAACTCTTTGCCAAGGTTTTAAGCCAGGAAGACAGCAGTCTAACACGTCTTGTGTGGAATCCTGGATCAGAATTTGCATTCTGTGATTGTGCATGGTCAATTCAAGGAAACCTTTGCAAGCATGTAATTAAGGTCAATACTTTATGTGCAAATCATCAAAGTTATCAACCTTCTATGTCTTTTCAGTCATTTAAAGAGATATTGATGAATTTATGGAGAAAACCAATGGATGATTCAGTTTCACTAGATCTGTCGGTTGCCTGGACTCACCAGATGCTTGATCAACTTCAGAAACTAGTTGAAATTACTGGTTCTAGTGACATTGGCACTGTGGTAAACAATCTGCCATTGAAATGGGTTTCAAAGAAAGGCAGAACAAATGTTGGCAAGCGGTCGCCCACTCTGGCTCTTCCATCTAGTTCCAAGGGTATGCAGACTGCAGCTGTACGTAAGAAGAACCGGAAGCGGAAAAGATTATCACGACTAAGGTAA
- the LOC115972464 gene encoding uncharacterized protein LOC115972464 isoform X1: protein MAVVESILDIPVQDPEEEEFCWADLTWTKFRTSEREDDVALIPYERVDAFIIGECSNIECPTRFHIERVRKRSFGSLKEYKNDDYLEYRLYWCSFGPENYGEGGGILPSRRYRLNTRNRAARPQSMRGCKCHFVVKRLYARPSLALLVYNDNDRRHVNDSGFVCHGPLDRDAIGPGAKKIPYICNEIQQQTMSMIYLGIPEENVLEKHIEGIQRYCGSNAKVNSLASQYVHKLGMIIRRSTHELDLDDHASIQMWVERNRKSIFFYQDTSEADSFILGIQTEWQLQQMIRFGHRSLIAADSTFGIKRLKYPLSTLLVFDSRQHALPVAWVITRSFAKLDVSKWMKALFGRARSVEPGWKVSGFLIDDAAAEIDPIRDIFCCPVLFSLWRVRRSWLRNIVRKCSNIEVQREIFKRLGKIVYSIWGGVDTLAALEELAQDFVDQTAFMEYFKASWVPKIEMWLSTIRTLPLASQEASGAIEAYHVKLKAKLFDDSHLGALQRVDWLVHKLTTELHSSYWLDRYADESDSFQNVKEEYIASTSWHRALQIPDSAVTLDDHGQLFAKVLSQEDSSLTRLVWNPGSEFAFCDCAWSIQGNLCKHVIKVNTLCANHQSYQPSMSFQSFKEILMNLWRKPMDDSVSLDLSVAWTHQMLDQLQKLVEITGSSDIGTVVNNLPLKWVSKKGRTNVGKRSPTLALPSSSKGMQTAAVRKKNRKRKRLSRLSS, encoded by the exons ATGGCTGTAGTAGAATCCATACTTGATATCCCAGTGCAAGATCCAGAAGAGGAGGAGTTCTGTTGGGCTGATTTGACTTGGACCAAATTTCGCACTTCTGAACGTGAAGATGATGTTGCCCTCATTCCTTATGAGCGCGTGGATGCATTTATAATTGGTGAATGCTCTAACATAGAATGCCCAACACGGTTTCATATTGAGAGGGTGCGGAAACGATCATTTGGCAGCTTGAAGGAGTACAAGAATGATGATTATTTGGAATACAGGCT GTATTGGTGTTCATTTGGTCCTGAAAATTATGGGGAAGGTGGGGGTATATTACCTAGTCGAAGATATCGACTTAACACCCGCAATCGTGCTGCTAGACCTCAATCCATGCGAGGCTGCAAATGTCATTTTGTGGTGAAACGCCTTTATGCTCGTCCATCACTTGCACTTCTTGTATATAATGATAATGACAGGCGCCATGTAAATGATTCTGGTTTTGTCTGCCATGGGCCACTTGATAGAGATGCCATAGGCCCTGGTGCCAAGAAAATTCCATATATCTGTAATGAGATTCAACAGCAGACAATGTCTATGATCTATCTGGGCATTCCGGAGGAGAATGTGTTAGAGAAACACATAGAAGGGATTCAACGATACTGTGGTTCAAATGCAAAAGTTAATAGCCTTGCTTCCCAATATGTCCACAAACTCGGGATGATTATAAGACGATCTACCCATGAGTTGGATCTGGATGACCATGCTAGCATCCAGATGTGGGTTGAACGCAATAGAAAGTCAATATTCTTTTACCAGGATACTTCAGAAGCAGATTCTTTCATTTTGGGGATTCAAACAGAGTGGCAATTGCAACAAATGATCCGTTTTGGCCATCGCAGTCTAATCGCAGCCGATTCAACGTTCGGCATAAAGCGACTTAAG TACCCCTTGAGCACACTTCTTGTGTTTGATTCAAGGCAACATGCGCTGCCCGTTGCATGGGTTATCACACGCAGCTTTGCAAAGCTTGACGTGTCCAAATGGATGAAAGCTTTATTTGGTCGAGCCCGTAGTGTGGAGCCTGGATGGAAGGTCAGTGGGTTTTTGATTGATGATGCAGCGGCTGAAATTGATCCCATAAG GGATATATTTTGCTGCCCTGTTCTTTTTTCCCTCTGGCGTGTTCGTAGATCATGGCTAAGGAATATTGTTAGGAAATGCAGTAACATTGAAGTTCAGCGGGAAATTTTTAAACGGCTGGGGAAGATAGTGTACAGCATTTGGGGTGGAGTTGATACTCTTGCTGCCTTAGAAGAATTAGCCCAGGATTTTGTCGATCAAACTGCTTTCATGGAATACTTCAAGGCCTCTTGGGTGCCTAAGATTG AAATGTGGCTTTCAACTATCAGAACTCTTCCTCTAGCTAGCCAAGAGGCTTCTGGTGCCATAGAAGCCTATCATGTGAAGCTAAAAGCCAAACTGTTTGATGATTCGCACCTTGGTGCACTTCAAAGAGTCGACTGGCTGGTGCACAAGCTAACTACTGAGCTGCATTCAAGCTATTGGCTTGACCGCTATGCAGATGAAAGTGATTCTTTTCAAAATGTGAAGGAGGAATATATTGCTTCTACATCATGGCACCGGGCATTGCAGATTCCTGATTCTGCCGTCACTTTGGATGATCATGGGCAACTCTTTGCCAAGGTTTTAAGCCAGGAAGACAGCAGTCTAACACGTCTTGTGTGGAATCCTGGATCAGAATTTGCATTCTGTGATTGTGCATGGTCAATTCAAGGAAACCTTTGCAAGCATGTAATTAAGGTCAATACTTTATGTGCAAATCATCAAAGTTATCAACCTTCTATGTCTTTTCAGTCATTTAAAGAGATATTGATGAATTTATGGAGAAAACCAATGGATGATTCAGTTTCACTAGATCTGTCGGTTGCCTGGACTCACCAGATGCTTGATCAACTTCAGAAACTAGTTGAAATTACTGGTTCTAGTGACATTGGCACTGTGGTAAACAATCTGCCATTGAAATGGGTTTCAAAGAAAGGCAGAACAAATGTTGGCAAGCGGTCGCCCACTCTGGCTCTTCCATCTAGTTCCAAGGGTATGCAGACTGCAGCTGTACGTAAGAAGAACCGGAAGCGGAAAAGATTATCACGACTAAG CTCTTGA
- the LOC115972411 gene encoding photosystem I reaction center subunit N, chloroplastic isoform X1: protein MAAMNSSVLACNYAISGAGSSELNAKLASTPSVAYPVVHGHKLPVIRAQQAKVSESKESRGSEGRRAALLCLTATLFTAAASNSSSNAGVIEDYLEKSKANKELNDKKRLATSAANFARAYTVQFGSCKFPENFTGCQDLAKQKKVPFLSEDLELECEGKDKYKCGSNVFWKW from the exons ATGGCAGCCATGAACTCTAGTGTTTTGGCATGCAACTATGCCATCTCGGGTGCTGGATCATCTGAGCTCAATGCAAAACTTGCTTCCACACCTTCTGTTGCATACCCAGTTGTGCATGGTCACAAGTTGCCTGTGATCAGGGCCCAACAGGCTAAAGTTTCTGAATCAAAAGAATCAAGGGGGAGTGAAGGAAGAAGGGCTGCACTGCTTTGCTTGACAGCCACCCTTTTCACAGCTGCTGCCTCCAATTCATCTTCCAATGCTGGGGTCATTGAAGATTACCTTGAGAAGAGCAAAGCTAACAAG GAGCTAAATGACAAGAAGAGGCTGGCCACAAGTGCTGCTAACTTTGCACGAGCTTATACAGTTCAATTTGGCTCATGTAAATTCCCTGAGAACTTCACTGGCTGCCAAGATCTTGCCAAACAAAAG AAAGTGCCATTTCTCTCTGAAGATTTGGAGTTGGAATGTGAAGGAAAGGACAAATACAAGTGTGGTTCCAATGTTTTCTGGAAATGGTGA
- the LOC115972411 gene encoding photosystem I reaction center subunit N, chloroplastic isoform X2, whose protein sequence is MAAMNSSVLACNYAISGAGSSELNAKLASTPSVAYPVVHGHKLPVIRAQQAKVSESKESRGSEGRRAALLCLTATLFTAAASNSSSNAGVIEDYLEKSKANKELNDKKRLATSAANFARAYTVQFGSCKFPENFTGCQDLAKQKCHFSLKIWSWNVKERTNTSVVPMFSGNGEEGSPFFFQYHVL, encoded by the exons ATGGCAGCCATGAACTCTAGTGTTTTGGCATGCAACTATGCCATCTCGGGTGCTGGATCATCTGAGCTCAATGCAAAACTTGCTTCCACACCTTCTGTTGCATACCCAGTTGTGCATGGTCACAAGTTGCCTGTGATCAGGGCCCAACAGGCTAAAGTTTCTGAATCAAAAGAATCAAGGGGGAGTGAAGGAAGAAGGGCTGCACTGCTTTGCTTGACAGCCACCCTTTTCACAGCTGCTGCCTCCAATTCATCTTCCAATGCTGGGGTCATTGAAGATTACCTTGAGAAGAGCAAAGCTAACAAG GAGCTAAATGACAAGAAGAGGCTGGCCACAAGTGCTGCTAACTTTGCACGAGCTTATACAGTTCAATTTGGCTCATGTAAATTCCCTGAGAACTTCACTGGCTGCCAAGATCTTGCCAAACAAAAG TGCCATTTCTCTCTGAAGATTTGGAGTTGGAATGTGAAGGAAAGGACAAATACAAGTGTGGTTCCAATGTTTTCTGGAAATGGTGAAGAGGGTagtcctttcttttttcaataccATGTACTTTAG